A region of the Leopardus geoffroyi isolate Oge1 chromosome C2, O.geoffroyi_Oge1_pat1.0, whole genome shotgun sequence genome:
TGCCTCTTCCCGCTGGCTTCCCCAGTGCCATTTTTATTAAAGCCCCAGCTCATCCCACATTCAGCCGCATGACTTCTTACAGGCTTCAGAATAAATCACCACATTGCTCCGATCTTGGCTTCTCTGCCCTCAGCTTTCAATTAAATTTAGAATTGACTTTAAAGGTACAACCTCAATGTACATGGTTGAAAATGACCTTGTTTCCCCTTTCCCACCACCTGCGACTTCCTGCGCAGGGCTCTTATACTCCAGCTCCTGgttcaaaaagtagaaacaggaaTTTGCTACATGCTCCTGTGGCAAACTATAAGTCTCAAGCTGTTTAAAGTCTTTAAAGTCCCATCCAAAAGGTAAAGTACACTCTGCAGAGAGAAATCTGGGGGCCTGAATCTCTGGCTGCCTGTGttcaggaagagacacagaaggagacgaagaagaagaagaagaagaagaagaagaagaagagaaggaagaaaaaaaaaaaaaaacctttgagcTAGTTTAATTTCTATGGTTTGCATTCAAGATGATTCATCTATTTATAATACGCATCACTATTAAAGTAATTATATTAAGTTAATATAAATGATCTATGACAATATTATAAGGACGCCAAAGCAGACTTTAACATCAAAACTGACTTTCATCTTTTGTCTTGTCATTTGGCTTCCCACTCTTAGCAAGGAATAGAGCATATAAGCAGCAGGTTTGGGCTATTCAGAATCGGACACGCTCCTGCcaatttctccctcctccctttggaAGACTTTACCAATCAGAAGGACCGAACTGGAAAACCTGTCTTACTCTATTCAAAACCATTAATATTTCAAGGCGCTTACTTGTATCTAAGAGTAATAAGTTTCCTCCCAAtctgggaaagaagaaggaaagaatgatttGATTGCctaaaaaaggataaaacaagATCTGCTATGTGAAAAAGATGTATACATTCAAAGTGCTCTATAAGTATAACAGGGCAGTTTATTAATTCAACCATTGATTAGTTATTATCTACTATGCATCAGGGTCCAAGGAAGCTGTACAGTGTTTGTGAGCTTGaaccttcattttctctcctctaaaatgggaatagaGACCCTTTATTTCAGGGTGTGTGAGAATCAAgtggaagaataaatgtaaatcacttaaaatcagttcttggcacataataaatactgAGTGAATAGCTTTATCTACAAATATGAAAGAACTATCCCCAAATGCAAAGGGATTTACAGCCTAATGAATTCTTATTCTAAAACCTCTGCCTTTTGCGTTTGACCCTAAAATTTGAAAAGCTTCAAAGTTTTAGCTATGCAAATCTCAGATCAAAATACTTTCCTATTGATTGCCCTTTAGAAAGATTTACTAAGAACATGTGGGTGCTTtaccaaataaggaagaaaaagaaaaggaattaacaCATGTTAACTCGCTAAATGTGTCTCAGTGATTTTGCGTCTTATTTTTCCCACTGTCTTATTAAATCCTAATTAATAGATAGGCATAAATAGTCTTATGCCTTAGATGGGGACACCGAGGCTCAAGGAGAGTCAGTAACCTCCCCAACATCACAGGGCTAGGAAGTGGAGAGGATGGGATTCAAACCATGGTATGTGGTCTCAGAGTCCATGCTCTTGTCCAGCATTGCCAGCTGCCCCCTTCACCCTGTTACGTCTGATGGAAGGAGATCTCTAATCCTCATCTGAAAAGACAGGAGTTACATGAGATCTTCTTCAAATAGAGGGgacattttttagaagaaaaatattgcaaCTATTAATTTCTTGCTTAATCTTCTGAACAGCAGAATAATAGTGGGATTCCTTCCTTTCCACTTAAAGTCTTCCAGGTAGAACCTTCCTTTTTCAGTTCTAAAAGATCACTGTTGACACAGACATTTTTGAGGACTtggattctccttctctttaaTAGTGCTTATGCTTTTCTGGGAAAGGAAatcacacaaaaatttaaaactgtgaaTCAAAAAGTTAGGAAAGAAGTTTCCACTACACAAACCTTGTTTTGAAAGCCTGCAGCCACCCCTGGTATTAGCTGATCTCTTTGCACCTCTACATTTTATAGCCTTCCTCAAACTCCACTCTTCCTAAGTGAAACTTTCCTGCTCCTAGTTCAACCTCCCTCCCTGGACTACAGGAACGATGGTGATAGCTTGTGTAAGTCCAACCAGGAGTCCAAGTGCCTACCGAGGCTAAAGACATGTTTGCTGGGCAGGGCTGATGGATAGCTCCTTAGGATACTAACAGTGTTTAGGGAGTTGAGTTCTCTTCTGTGCCTAACCCTGACTATAGATGAGGAAGACCACAATTGGTCAAAACCAGCTAATTAAAATTGAGTCACTCCATAGAAGGCCAAATGGCCCtagataaatagaaatttttcatTCTTACCTGCCCcccattctccttcctttccttccctttgtctcttttaGTTCTAGAAATAATTATCCTTTTTCGACTGCCTACATAAAGGCACCCCACAGTTCATCTCACTTGGCAGTAGCCTAAACAGCTCCTTATCCTTTCTATAtagactttatttacttttttaaaaatgtacaaaatactgAATTTATTGCTCTTTTTGCTGTACTTGGTATATCCACACTGTATTACACTTGAGCCGTTTATCTTGTTGCTTCATCACCATTAActagttcattttcttcttttctttcattccttcctgttaatgtttatttatttttgaaaggagagtgcatgagcaggggaggggcagagagaaaggtggacagaggatccgaagtgctCTGAGAGCAGACAGCCCCAGGCggaactcgaacccatgaaccacaagagcatgaccggagccaaagtcagatgcccaactgactgagccacccaggtgtccctaattgGTTCATTTTCATGTCACTGCTGAGGAATCAGCTGTTTCTGCAGAGGTTCAGGGGAAAGGCCTTTTGAGAAATGTGGAAGTTTCTTTTGTATATCTACAAAAGCTTTATTCACTGTTAACTTTTTCATCACTCACAATGTTAATCTTCATAAGATTGGTGGGaactggttttgctttgtttttcgtCTTACAGTTCTTTTGCCTGGCTATATGGAATACATTCCTGGACTTCTGCCCTCTTAGTTTGTTCTTGGCCATTGTCTTCCATACCCTTGCAGCAACTCATGCTCCAGGCAAGACATCTGCCTTTCTGTATAGACTTTAAAGTTCaaggatgaaaataaatgaaggatgAAAATAACTAGCAACCAGAAAGAAGTTTAGTTATTTATCACTCCAGTAGTTGTGTGCGtttatgtgtgttttaatgttcCAAAACTCGGAAATTGAACCCATCATTCAccaagacatattttttttattggccAAATATATTCACAATAAGGTTGTCATTCCTTTTATGTGtatatcattttccatttcttttttttttttttttaatttttttttcaacgtttatttatttttgggacagagagagagcatgaacgggggaggggcagagagagagggagacacagaattggaaacaggctccaggctctgagccatcgcccagagcccgacgcggggctcgaactcccggaccgcgagatcgtgacctggctgaagtcggacgcccaaccgagtgcgccacccaggcgcccctatcattttccatttcaaagcactttcacatgCACAACAGCTAGACTTAAATTATAGCACCCATTTTGCAGATCTGGAAACTGGACTCAGATGGACAAAGGGGCATGCCAAGGTCGCAGACCTAATGAATTAGTCACCGCACCAGAATTAAAATCTGGCTTTCTTATTTATTATGAGCTTCTTTCGTGGGGGGAAATGGGGTACTACTCTCTATACAAGGTTTATATCCTAGTCTTCGAGATTTCCTCATGGGGGGAGAAAAGTACTATTCTACAAGCAATGTCTTGGAGCCGATGTCAGGAACAGACTTTCAGGTAGTGTACCAGCGGTATACCCTACTTAATATGACTTATGGCTTCACAGGATTGAGAGATATTTTGTGGCAAAAAGACCTGAAATCACCATTTAATAGAATATAACCACGGAAAAGTTATTTGACTTCTTTGAGTTTGCTTCCTCACTTACAAAATGGTGACAATATTGCTAATCCCACAGGGCTGGTATAAGGCTTAAATAAATGACATTCGCAAAGCACTCTGCTAGTAGATTGTAGATGCTTGGTGTTagaattcttttccttctcttgaaaGAAAACGTGCTGCCAGAATTAGAGAGTCAGGAGACTAAAGTTAAGGGAGGCTGAGGTACCAggattccctctcccttctcaagGACCCTCCACCTGCAGGCCATAACCCCCTCCCAAACTGTAAGACTCAGATAGGAGGTAGGGATAGGTAGGTAAAGGTCAGATCACAGGAACCCTGGTAGGCCATGGCATGGACTTCGGAGTGACCTGATCAGAAAGCAATTTGAGGTTCTTTTTCCTGTTCCTCCAACTCACCAAGCTTGTTCCTACGtcggggcctttgcacttccTCATTCCTCTTCTTGAAACAcatgaactggggcgcctgggtggctcagtcagttgagtgtctgacttcggctcaggtcatgatctcacggtttgtgagttcaagccccgcatcggactctgcttgctgacagctcagagcctgaagcccgcttcagattctgtgtctctccatctctcggcccctcccctgctcatgctgtgtctctctgtctctcaataataaataaatgtttaaaaaaaaaaaaaaaaaagaaacacatgaaccTTAGGTGGTCACATGGCTCACTCCCTGACTGCATACTGTGCCATTCAAGGAGGCTGTCTCTatccaaattaattaaaataccaTCGCCCTGACCACTAGTCACTCTTCAATCCCTTAGCCTTTTATcttgattggattttttttcctcaacactTACCAATACCTGAAATTATACTACATATTTACTTAGTTATTGTCTATCTCTtctgctagaatgtaagcttcataaAGACAGGGACCTCATCTGCCTCGTCACTCTATTTCCCCGATACCTAAAGGAATGAATGGTAAATAGTAggtgttttataaataatgaatgagtgaatgtggatattgttatataaatgaaataatgtattctAGGACCAGTTATTAGTTAGCACTGTGGATTTCTCAGACTGCCACCTTTATATCTGATTTAACTGCTAAGTGCATTTTCAGCATTACAT
Encoded here:
- the LOC123576141 gene encoding ribosomal biogenesis factor-like, coding for MAKNKLRGQKSRNVFHIARQKNCKTKNKAKPVPTNLMKINIVSDEKVNSE